A genomic window from Prunus persica cultivar Lovell chromosome G2, Prunus_persica_NCBIv2, whole genome shotgun sequence includes:
- the LOC18786033 gene encoding myosin-12 isoform X3, which translates to MPHLIVADISSMYPKDTEAPPAGVDDMTKLAYLHEPGVLHNLACRFALNEIYTYTGNILIAVNPFQRLPHLYEIHMMEQYKGTAFGELSPHLFAVADTCYRAMINEQGSQSILVSGESGAGKTETTKMLMRYLAFMGGRSGTEGRTVEQQVLESNPVLEAFGNAKTVKNNNSSRFGKFVEIQFDNNWKISGAAIRTYLLERSRVCQVSDPERNYHCFYMLCAAPAEDINRYKLGDPRTFHYLNQSSCYEVANVDDAREYLETRNAMDVVGISQEEQDAIFRVVSAILHLGNIDFIKGEEVDSSKLKDDKSFYHLQTAAELLMCDKKALEDSLCKRVIVTPDGNITKPLDPDSATLSRDALAKTVYSRLFDWIVDKINSSIGQDPNSSSLIGVLDIYGFESFKINSFEQLCINLTNEKLQQHFNQHVFKMEQEEYTKDEINWSYVEFVDNQDVLDLIEKKPGGIIALLDEACMFPKSTHETFAQKMYQTYKGHKRFKKPKLARTDFTVNHYAGDVTYEADHFLDKNKDYVVAEHQALLNASTCSFVANLFPPLPEETSKQSKFSSIGTRFKQQLQALMETLSTTEPHYIRCVKPNTVLKPGIFENVNVLNQLRCGGVLEAIRISCAGYPTKRTFDEFLDRFGLLAPDILDGSDEKSACIAICDRMGLKGYQIGKSKVFLRAGQMAELDARRTKVLADSARCIQRQIRTHLTRKEFIAVRRAAIHMQKLWRGQLARKMYEQIRKEAASIRIQKHLRAHTARKSYIKFQAVSIVIQTGLRAMAARNDHRNRKRTKAANIIQTNWRRFEAVSEYKHQRKATLTLQCLWRAKVARKELRKLRMAARETGALKAAKDMLEKRVEELTWRLDFEKHLRIDLEETKGKEIANLQNTLHEMQTQIDEAHAAIIHEKEAAKLAIEQAPPVIKEVPVVDNTKLEILKNHNEELEGELTELKKEIEGFEENYSQVEKESKARHKEAEEAQLKATQLQETIERLELNLSSLESENQVLRQQALVASANEDFSEEMRILKRKIADLESENKFLRNKTLVMEQKATPERFQPQVKPFENGNGKREELRTKEPDPVVSHLSRQRSLTDRQQESVDVLVKCLVEDRQFDKNRPVTACIVYRALLQWRTFEAEKTNVFDRIIHKIRSIIETQNTVSDLAYWLSTTSTLLFLLQSTLKAASASNTASYRNRTPATIFGRMAHGFRSSSMSTGVSSGYSGTMGKPNEQLKVEAKYPALLFKQHLTAFVEKIYGTIRDSLKKEISPFLNLCIQAPRSARGRSIRGSSKTIHSNIRARQQASNMHWQSTVNKLDQTLGILSVNNVSPMIARKIFSQVFSFINVQLFNSLLLRRECCSFSNGEFLKAGLLELENWCLKVTDQFAGSSLEELQHIRQAVGFLVLHQKTQKSVDEITNELCSILSIPQIYRIGTMFWDDKYGAQGLSAEVIGKMRVLMAEDSINMPNNSFLLDVDSSIPFSIEEMCRSFDDISLSDMNPPAILRQRSDFHFLLQQTD; encoded by the exons ATGCCCCATCTC ATAGTTGCAGACATTTCCAGTATGTACCCAAAAGACACAGAAGCACCACCAGCAGGGGTTGACGACATGACTAAGTTGGCTTACCTCCATGAGCCGGGAGTCCTGCATAACCTAGCCTGTCGGTTTGCTCTTAATGAGATATAT ACTTACACTGGGAACATTCTAATAGCGGTGAATCCGTTCCAGAGACTGCCACACTTGTATGAAATCCACATGATGGAGCAGTACAAAGGAACTGCTTTTGGGGAGCTAAGTCCACACCTTTTCGCTGTTGCAGACACTTGTTACAG GGCAATGATAAACGAACAAGGAAGCCAGTCAATTCTGGTTAGTGGGGAGAGTGGTGCTGGTAAAACAGAGACAACAAAAATGCTCATGAGATATCTCGCATTCATGGGGGGCAGATCAGGTACAGAAGGAAGAACAGTAGAACAACAGGTTTTAGAG TCCAACCCAGTCTTGGAGGCATTTGGGAATGCCAAAACTGTGAAAAACAACAATTCGAG TCGTTTTGGTAAATTTGTAGAGATCCAATTTGATAACAATTGGAAAATCTCTGGAGCTGCAATTCGTACATATCTTCTCGAAAGATCACGTGTTTGCCAAGTCTCTGACCCAGAGAGAAATTACCATTGTTTTTACATGCTTTGTGCGGCACCAGCGGAG GATATCAACAGGTACAAGTTAGGGGACCCAAGAACATTTCACTATCTTAATCAATCCTCCTGTTATGAAGTAGCAAATGTAGATGATGCAAGAGAGTATTTGGAAACCAGAAATGCCATGGATGTTGTTGGGATCAGCCAGGAAGAGCAG gATGCCATATTCCGAGTGGTTTCTGCAATCCTCCATCTTGGGAACATTGACTTCATCAAAGGGGAGGAAGTTGATTCTTCCAAATTAAAAGATGATAAATCATTCTATCATCTCCAAACAGCCGCAGAGCTACTCAT GTGTGATAAGAAGGCTTTAGAAGACTCGCTTTGCAAGCGTGTCATAGTGACTCCTGATGGTAACATTACAAAACCGCTGGATCCAGACTCAGCTACATTAAGTCGTGATGCCCTGGCAAAGACAGTTTACTCCAGACTGTTCGATTG GATTGTGGATAAGATAAACAGTTCAATTGGTCAGGATCCAAATTCGTCAAGCTTAATAGGAGTCCTTGATATTTATGGCTTTGAAAGCTTCAAGATCAACAG TTTTGAGCAGCTATGTATCAACCTAACAAATGAAAAGCTGCAACAACATTTTAATCAG CATGTGTTCAAGATGGAACAAGAAGAGTACACAAAGGATGAAATTAACTGGAGCTACGTAGAATTTGTAGATAACCAGGATGTTTTGGATCTTATCGAGAAG AAACCTGGGGGCATAATTGCTCTTCTTGATGAAGCCTG TATGTTCCCCAAGTCAACCCATGAGACATTTGCACAGAAGATGTATCAGACATATAAAGGACATAAGCGCTTCAAAAAGCCAAAACTTGCTCGAACGGACTTCACAGTTAACCACTATGCTGGAGAT GTCACATACGAAGCAGACCATTTTCTTGATAAAAACAAGGACTACGTAGTGGCAGAACATCAAGCTCTTTTAAATGCCTCCACATGCTCATTTGTTGCAAATCTATTCCCTCCACTACCTGAGGAGACGTCAAAACAGTCTAAGTTTTCTTCCATAGGTACCCGTTTCAAG CAACAACTACAAGCTTTAATGGAGACACTTAGCACGACAGAACCACATTATATCAGATGTGTTAAGCCCAATACAGTTTTGAAGCCTGGAATTTTTGAGAATGTCAATGTATTAAACCAGCTGAGATGTGGT GGTGTGCTAGAGGCTATAAGGATTAGTTGTGCTGGATATCCAACAAAAAGAACATTTGATGAGTTCCTTGACCGCTTTGGCTTGTTGGCTCCTGATATTCTGGATGG ATCTGATGAAAAATCAGCATGTATTGCCATATGTGACAGGATGGGCCTGAAGGGATATCAG ATTGGAAAATCAAAGGTGTTTCTTAGAGCTGGTCAGATGGCTGAATTAGATGCACGAAGAACGAAAGTTTTGGCTGATTCTGCCAGATGTATTCAAAGGCAAATCCGAACACATCTAACCAGAAAGGAGTTCATTGCCGTGCGAAGGGCTGCTATTCACATGCAGAAACTTTGGAGAG GACAACTTGCACGTAAGATGTATGAACAGATAAGGAAGGAAGCTGCTTCAATACGTATACAAAAACATCTACGCGCTCACACAGCAAGGAAGTCCTACATAAAATTTCAGGCTGTATCAATAGTCATCCAAACTGGTTTACGAGCTATGGCAGCCCGAAATGATCATCGAAACAGGAAAAGAACCAAGGCTGCAAACATTATTCAG ACTAATTGGAGAAGATTTGAAGCTGTTTCTGAATATAAACACCAGCGAAAGGCAACTCTAACTCTTCAATGTCTCTGGAGAGCAAAGGTAGCGAGGAAGGAGCTTAGAAAGCTTAGGATG GCTGCACGAGAAACGGGAGCTCTCAAGGCAGCTAAGGACATGCTGGAGAAGCGTGTTGAAGAGCTAACATGGCGACTGGACTTTGAAAAGCACTTGAGG ATTGATCTTGAAGAAACTAAAGGgaaagaaattgcaaatttgcaaaatACTTTGCATGAAATGCAAACACAAATTGATGAAGCCCATGCCGCAATTATCCATGAGAAAGAAGCAGCAAAATTAGCTATTGAACAAGCTCCACCAGTCATCAAAGAGGTGCCAGTTGTGGACAACACCAAGCTAGAAATTCTGAAAAATCACAATGAGGAACTAGAG GGTGAGCTAACTGAGCTGAAGAAGGAAATTGAGGGATTTGAAGAAAATTACTCTCaagttgaaaaagaaagtaaagcAAGGCATAAAGAGGCAGAAGAAGCACAGCTGAAAGCAACACAGCTTCAAGAAACTATTGAAAG GTTAGAGTTGAACTTGTCCAGTCTCGAATCTGAAAATCAGGTGCTCCGCCAACAGGCTCTGGTTGCATCAGCAAATGAGGACTTCTCTGAAGAAATGAGAAT CCTGAAGAGGAAGATCGCAGATTTGGAGTCAGAGAATAAATTCCTCCGCAACAAGACTCTAGTCATGGAGCAGAAAGCTACTCCAGAGAGGTTTCAGCCACAAGTAAAG CCTTTTGAGAATGGGAACGGGAAAAGGGAAGAGCTTCGGACCAAA GAGCCAGATCCTGTAGTGTCTCACCTTAGTAGACAAAGGTCACTCACAGATAGGCAGCAG GAAAGTGTTGACGTGCTTGTTAAGTGTCTTGTGGAAGATAGACAATTTGACAAGAACAGGCCTGTCACTGCCTGTATTGTGTACAGAGCACTTCTTCAGTGGAGAACCTTTGAAGCAGAGAAAACAAATGTATTTGATAGGATCATTCACAAAATTCGGTCCATTATAGAG ACTCAAAACACTGTCAGTGATCTGGCATATTGGCTTTCAACAACTTCTACCCTTCTATTTCTTCTACAAAGTACGCTCAAGGCAGCCAGTGCATCTAATACAGCTTCATATCGTAACCGAACTCCTGCTACCATATTTGGTAGAATGGCACAT GGTTTTCGTTCATCTTCTATGAGCACGGGAGTTTCAAGTGGCTACAGTGGAACGATGGGAAAGCCAAATGAGCAATTAAAAGTGGAGGCTAAGTACCCAGCATTATTGTTCAAGCAACATCTAACTGCATTTGTTGAGAAAATATATGGGACCATCCGTGATAGTCTAAAGAAAGAGATTAGCCCATTCTTGAATTTGTGCATTCAG GCACCAAGATCTGCAAGGGGCAGGTCGATAAGAGGCTCATCTAAAACTATACATTCAAATATAAGAGCACGACAACAGGCATCAAATATGCACTGGCAAAGCACTGTCAACAAGTTAGATCAAACCTTGGGTATTTTGTCTGTGAACAAT GTCTCTCCCATGATCGCAAGGAAAATCTTCAGTCAAGTTTTCTCATTCATCAATGTCCAGCTCTTTAACAG CTTATTGCTTCGTCGTGAGTGCTGCTCATTTAGCAATGGAGAATTTCTGAAAGCAGGTTTGCTTGAATTGGAAAACTGGTGTCTCAAAGTAACAGATCAG TTTGCTGGATCATCCTTGGAAGAGCTTCAACACATAAGGCAGGCTGTAggatttttg GTTTTGCACCAAAAAACTCAGAAATCAGTGGATGAAATCACAAATGAATTGTGTTCG ATACTGAGCATCCCTCAAATATATCGCATTGGAACAATGTTCTGGGATGACAAATACGGAGCGCAGGGATTATCTGCAGAA GTTATTGGCAAAATGAGAGTGTTGATGGCAGAGGATTCAATCAACATGCCCAATAATTCTTTCCTGCTCGACGTCGATTCCAG CATACCTTTCTCTATTGAAGAGATGTGCAGATCCTTTGATGATATCAGCCTATCTGATATGAATCCGCCAGCCATCCTCCGACAAAGATCTGACTTCCACTTCCTGTTGCAACAAACGGATTGA